From the genome of Sphingobacterium sp. UGAL515B_05:
GCTAAGCTCACCTTACCAACGGTTGATCCAGCCCCATATTGGGCTGGCGCTGCCGAAGAATAAATACAGGGAATAGTTTCTTCGCCGCCCCTATTCAAATAACCGAACAGGTCATTTTTCTTTATGGCAGCGATCCCTTCATAGTCAAAATCACCAATTTCCTGATAGCTTGCTTCGACCTTCACCTCCCCTTTTGCATTGCGTATCCCCCAAAGCCCCTGATCTTCAAAAAATTGATTATCCAGACTATTAATCGCTTCGCTATTCCACCAGCCCAAGCCATAGTTGCCCCATTCCAGCTCGAGCATCGCTAAAAAAGAGGTATAACCAGCGGGTACCAAAATAGATTCGAGCTCAGCTATGGACTGTTTTTCGATTGCTTTTTCATAGGGCAAATTCTTCTCATAGATTTCAAATGCAAAATCTTTTGCCTGTTGACTATGTTTAACATCGCTCATGTTAAATACATCACTCGCGTTTAGCTGGAAGTAATCAAAGGGCAAACCGTCCAAAAAATCGAACAGTTTCCCGATAGCTGCCATGGCCAACGCATCTGAATTTAACCTATATTCATGAATGAGCAAATCATAAAAAGCGCGAAGCTTACGGATTCCAAGCTCCTTTTCGGAATAAACCAAGGTACCTTTTGCCTTCGGATTAGCAGCAAATAAGGGTAAAAAAAGCGGCGGAATCACATAATTCCATTCCCCTAAATAATGCGGAAAGTAATCTTGATCCTTCTTATCTGTATTGTAAATATATATGCGATGAGCCATTTTCTATGGGATAATAATTCTCTTCCTATTGATCAATTTCAACAGTATTTTCTTTAGCAAAATTTAACCAAAACTCGTATTTATCCGCGTTTGCTGCAGCTCCATGCGCAGCATACAGCTGCAGCAAACGATTGACAGCATAGGCATACACGTTTTCTTCATTGGCTTGTTCATAGTAACGGATCGCTTTTGGCAAACTTTGTTTAACGCCCAGTCCTTCCTCATACAAAATCCCATAATAAATAGCAGCAAATTGATTTGTGGTATCCCTTTTTAAATAACGCAATAAGTTCGCGTAATCTTGTTTTTGATAATAGATTTCTGCCATTTGCGCATCGTTGGGGATACCCGCTTTTTCAGCTTGTTTAAAGTAATCTAAAGCTAAGGCATAGTCCTGCTCCACATAGGCTCCTTCGTAATACCAATTCCCTAAGTTGCTCATGGCTTGTGCCTCTCCAAGCGCAACAGCTTGCTGATACCCTTTTAAGGCCTTCGAAATATCCAATTCAACACCATGCGCTGTCGCATAGAGAAAGGCCCAGTTATTCCATGCCTGAGCATGGTTCTGCGCCATTGCCTGTTCATAGAAGAACTTTCCCTTTGCGATATCCATCCCTTCGTAGCTTGTGTCTGTATAGATATTTCCAAGGAAATATTGGCAGTCTGCACTGCCCCGATCGGCCGCGATTTTGAGCAGCCGAATGGCTTCGGATACCTTCCCTTCAGCATCGAGCTTCTTCCCCTTTTCAAGAAGTGTGTCATTATCGAAATACTGTTCATATCCATCACCCTTGCGTTTCGTCCAGGCTTGATAAAACTGCACAAAATAGCTTTGATCACGCCCCTGTAACTGATAACGTTCTGTATATAAATGCCCAAATGCTGTTTCGGGTATCTCTATCACATTCCGGTTTAGGTCGAGATGAAAGATCTTCTCTCCCTTAAAAAGCAACAGGAGTTCGCCTGAAATTGCCTCAGGTGCTGGATAATGAAAAGGCGAACACATATAATCGTAATGCTCACTGCAAAAGTTTAGCTTCGTATCGAAATAGCGCATTCCAGCAGGACAGTGTATGCGCATAAAATCCAAAAAGCAATGTTCGATTTTCTGATGGTCAATAACAGGTTCAAGTAACCATTCCCCTCGAAGAGCATCATAAATCCCCTGTCCTTGAGCACAGCCTACGACAAAAATATCTTTACGGTATTGCTGTATGCTATCTACAGCTACTTTATCTATCAGGCTATCCATCAGTCGAAATACCCCCTGCTCAAGCGAGTAAATCTGCCATCTTTTATTTTTGAGATAGGCAATACTTCGATAGCCATCCAACACGATGATCCGGTCAATTCCTTCATCCAAGATATTACCATCGGGTTGAATGACGGCAATTTTTGGCTGTAGCTTATTGGGTTTAATCCAAAAATATCGATTGGCTAGCGGCTCCAGACTACCTTCCAGAAAAGTCCCTAAATACTGACCGTCCATTCGATAATATTTCCTTTTTATCGTTCCTTTTTGCCGGTTATAGAACAGCTTGTTATAGTCATACATAAACGGCTCGGGTGCAGGATCTGAAATAATCAATCGTCCTTCAGCCGAAAGGAGAATGTGGCTATCTTCTTGTCTTGCGTTTATAAATCCATAGGCGATCCAGTCGAGTTCATCATAGATTGCAGGTATACTCAGCTGTTTGGCATCCAAATGCAGTACCCCACGTTTTCCTGCCACTTCCACTTCAGCGTAATTGTTCCCATTGATATGCCGGGCATCGAAAGCGTCACTATATCGACAGGACAGCAGTTCAGCGCCACTAGCATTAATATAGCCATATAGTCCATTTGATTCAACGACCGCAATCCCCTGGTCATTGAATTCAAATATCTCATCGTAAACCGCCTCAACCAAAATATCACCTTTGGCATTTTTTAATCCTTGTTTTCCTTCCACTTCGAAAACCTCCGCTCCTTTCTCCTGCACAAGCTCCTCTGCCCATAAGCCCAAGCCATAATCAATCCAATCGGTTTGAAGAGCGTCTAAAAATGAAGTATAACCAGACTCTTTCACAAGCGGGGCCAGCAGATCTAAGGACTGTTCTTCGACCGCTTGTTCATACAAAGCGGCCTTCATTCTTATTTCTGACACCCAATCTTTGGCCTGCTCCGCGTCATTTTCTTCATTCATGGTAAAAACATCGCGTCCATCGATTTGAAAAGTATCGAAAGGCAAAGCCTCCAAAAAATCAAACATCCTGTTGACAGGCTCAAAATATATTTTTTTATAATGCAATTGATACCTATCAGCCAACAACGCATAAAAATAGCGCAGTAGTGCGATCCCATCTTCCTTGTTTGCATAAAGCTGGCTGCCTTTGGACCGGATATTGGCGGAAAATAAAGGTAGCATCAGGAAAGGAATTTCATAATTCCATTCGGCCAGATAAGAAGGATATGTTTCTTTGGTCTTGAGATTTACATTATAGATATAAATACGATGTGCCATGTGCTAATTTTTCTGTTTGTCGTTGTATCGCAGTAATCCGTTCCATACGACAAGAATCATGCGAATGCTGTAAAAATACCGTATTTATCATTTTTTTTATTTAGCGGAAAACAGGGATTTTTTTCTCAGCCTATTTCAGGCAACTTTGGTTTGGATTTTGTAACGGAAAGAACAATGAATCATTTCAAATACAGTTATTATATCGGCGCATTGATACTTCTTTCATTGCAAATTGCCTGTCAGGAAAAATCAAAGCCACAGGAAGCACACCTAGCTCCCGCAAAAACGACGGAAAGGCCAGTCAAAGATACTGTCTTAAAAGACACCGCATTGCCAATACACGCCAAACTGGATAGTATTGACCATGCCAATGCGCAAAGTGTACTGGAATCTGATGAAGTCACCAAAGCTTACGTGAACTTGACTGCTAAAGACAGTATTATACGCCTGCATTCCAATATACGTATAGATCATCGCTTCTTTGGCTATGAGCAAGCAGACACACAGGCTAAGAAGCTGCTTTTATTTTCCATCTTTACCAACGATGTGGCAGATAATCCTTACCAACTTAAACTGGGTGCATATTACGATACCTCTGGCTTAGACAGTAAGGGCTCAAAACTAAAATATGTGGACACAAAGGGTGATTTTGTGCAAGCTAAATTCATCGATTCGACAGATATACCGGTATGCACGATCTATTTTGAAAAAAAATGGGTCGATATCGAATAAAAAACAAGTAAAACCTATTAAAAAAAGTTCAACTAACCTAAAACAACCATGAAGTTCACTATAAAAACTATTTTTCTACTCTGTATAGCATTGCTTTTTAGCTGCCAACAAAAGAATGAGGCTAAAAAAACAGCCATTGCAGTTAGTACTCCCGCCAGTATAGACACTTTACAGAAAAAGGAGGCGATGAAATTCACATCCAATGATGACCTGGCTCTTTTTAATCAGCTTTATCCGATTGCTATTCTTCAGCCGGAGAGCAAAAATAGTTTCAAGAAATATGGTATCGAATTTTCAGGAATATGTTATGCCTGTGATCTTGCAGAAATCAAAATAAATAAAAGACAGCTGCTTTTGGTCAATGTCTGTGATTCCAATGAAATCTATCAAATTAAAGATTTCACGTATAATGTTCGTGATAGCAGTCTCACGATTAAGACCAAAAATCATGAGTTTTCCTTCAAGAAAATAGAGAAAGAGCCTATTTTCGAATTACAAATCAAAGGGGATTCGTTGTTGCTAAAGAATAAACGTATCGCAAAATACTACACCCAAAAATCTTTGATCGATCAATTTGAAGTACATGATTGTGGTGATTTTCAGGGTTAGCACCGGCTTGATTTCGTTGGTGTTCACGAATAGCAACAGATCAGGAGAATAAAACAATCCCGATTATTAATAGATTGACCTTATACGAATTAGACAGGATAAGAACAGGCAGTATTTCATTTCTGCCTGCTCCACCTGTTCTACTTATACTTCAAAATAAAACTTATACTTCAAAATAAAACCCCGATTCAGTAAGTTCTTTATATTTTACCCTGTCAAAACTATAAATCTTCGCAGCCCTGGCACGCCGATCTTTCTGCTTATCACTGTGGTCGATCAATAAACCCATGCTGAGGATTTTTTTTCGAAAATTCCCACGGTCAATTGACCGTTGCAAAACAGTTTCATACAAATTGTGCAAATCGGGCAAGGTAAACTGTTCGGGCAGAAGCTCAAAACCGATCGGCTGATAACGTATTTTCCCTTTGAGCCTTTCGATGGCGGTATTCAAGATCTGTTTATGGTCAAAAGCGAGGTCTTTATTTTCATCAATGCCAAACCATTTTACAGCTTCAATATCCGCACCCGCTTCCAAGATATACGTTTCAGGCTTGACAAGCGCATAATAAGCAATACTGATCACTCTTCCGCGCGGATCACGTGTTAAGTCTGAAAATGTATAAAGCTGTTCAAGGAAAATATCCTCGAGACCGGCCTCCTCCTGCAGTTTACGTAGCGCACAGTCGTCGGCGCTTTCATCTTCCCGAATAAAACCTCCAGGAAACGCCCATTTTCCCAAGAAAGGTTCTATTGCACGTTTGGTCAATAATACCTTAAGCTGGTTTTTATCAAAGCCGAAGATCACACAGTCAACCGTTACCGCAGGTCTCGGATATTCATAT
Proteins encoded in this window:
- a CDS encoding NUDIX hydrolase, encoding MASSAKKYVYEYPRPAVTVDCVIFGFDKNQLKVLLTKRAIEPFLGKWAFPGGFIREDESADDCALRKLQEEAGLEDIFLEQLYTFSDLTRDPRGRVISIAYYALVKPETYILEAGADIEAVKWFGIDENKDLAFDHKQILNTAIERLKGKIRYQPIGFELLPEQFTLPDLHNLYETVLQRSIDRGNFRKKILSMGLLIDHSDKQKDRRARAAKIYSFDRVKYKELTESGFYFEV
- a CDS encoding SEL1-like repeat protein, which codes for MAHRIYIYNVNLKTKETYPSYLAEWNYEIPFLMLPLFSANIRSKGSQLYANKEDGIALLRYFYALLADRYQLHYKKIYFEPVNRMFDFLEALPFDTFQIDGRDVFTMNEENDAEQAKDWVSEIRMKAALYEQAVEEQSLDLLAPLVKESGYTSFLDALQTDWIDYGLGLWAEELVQEKGAEVFEVEGKQGLKNAKGDILVEAVYDEIFEFNDQGIAVVESNGLYGYINASGAELLSCRYSDAFDARHINGNNYAEVEVAGKRGVLHLDAKQLSIPAIYDELDWIAYGFINARQEDSHILLSAEGRLIISDPAPEPFMYDYNKLFYNRQKGTIKRKYYRMDGQYLGTFLEGSLEPLANRYFWIKPNKLQPKIAVIQPDGNILDEGIDRIIVLDGYRSIAYLKNKRWQIYSLEQGVFRLMDSLIDKVAVDSIQQYRKDIFVVGCAQGQGIYDALRGEWLLEPVIDHQKIEHCFLDFMRIHCPAGMRYFDTKLNFCSEHYDYMCSPFHYPAPEAISGELLLLFKGEKIFHLDLNRNVIEIPETAFGHLYTERYQLQGRDQSYFVQFYQAWTKRKGDGYEQYFDNDTLLEKGKKLDAEGKVSEAIRLLKIAADRGSADCQYFLGNIYTDTSYEGMDIAKGKFFYEQAMAQNHAQAWNNWAFLYATAHGVELDISKALKGYQQAVALGEAQAMSNLGNWYYEGAYVEQDYALALDYFKQAEKAGIPNDAQMAEIYYQKQDYANLLRYLKRDTTNQFAAIYYGILYEEGLGVKQSLPKAIRYYEQANEENVYAYAVNRLLQLYAAHGAAANADKYEFWLNFAKENTVEIDQ